A segment of the Streptomyces sp. P9-A2 genome:
CGGTGCAGGCGGTACGTGGCGGTGCAGGCGGTACGTGGCGGTGCGCGCGGAGCAGAGGGGGCTGCGGTGAGCGGCGGACGGCTTCCGGCGGTGGTGCGGCGGATGGCGCGACGGGTGGCGCGGAAAGGCCTTGCGGTGCCGGACGTTAACCTTCGGCTAAGGCTTCGGCAAGGGGTTGGACAAAGCCCGTAAGAAGCGTTGCGTGCCGTTCGGAATCACGAACAAGTCGGCGAATCAAGGGCGTTGAAGATCGGGGCGCCGGTGGGGCGAGGGGCGTTACGGCTTACCGGCGCCGGAACCGCGGCCTCGCGTGGCCGTGTTGGCGCGCGTGCCGGTGCCCTTGTGCGCCGCCTGCAACGCGCCCTCCAGCGCGAACGTCGCCGCGCCCAGGCAGACCGGATCGGTGGTGATCGGGGAGAGCGCGATCCGGGTGGCGGCCAGCGGGCGGCGCAGCGCGTGCCGGGTGACGGCCCCGCGCACCGCGTAGAGCAGGGGCTCGCCGAACGCGGCCGCGACCCAACTGCTGAGCACGACCACCTCCGGGTTGAACAGATTGATCAGGTCGGCGATCCCGGCACCGACGTAACGGGCGGTGTCCCCGAGGACCTCGACCGCCACCGGGTCGCCCGCGGCCACCCCCCGCGCCAGGGCGTCGATCGTGGCCGTCTGGTCGTCGGGGCGCAGCATCGGGCTGTGCGGGCTCACCTCCCGCAGGTTCAGCATGATCCCCGGCGCACCGGTGTACGTCTCGACGCAGCCGCGATCGCCGCAGTGGCACGGGCGCCCGTCCAGGACGAGTGTGGTGTGCCCCCACTCACCGGCGCTGTTGCTGACCCCCCGGTGCACCCCGCCGCCCAGGACCAGCCCGGCGCCCACCCCGGTGCCGAGGTTGACCACCACCGCGTCACCGTGCCCGCGCGCCGCCCCGAACCACAGCTCGGCCACCGCGCAGGCGCGCAACGGGTTGTCCAGGTGCAGCGGGTGGGAGATCCGCTCGGCGAGGAGGTCCCGCAACGGCACGTCGTGCCAGTCCCAGTTCGGCGCGTACTCGCAGACGCCCGTGGCACGGTTCACCTGGCCCGGCACACTCACCCCGGCCCCGAGCACCCGCGCGGGTTCGACGCCGGCCCGCTCCGTCACCGAGCCGACCGCCGAGGCCACATGGTCCACGACCTGCTCGGGCCGGTTCTCGCCGGGGCGCATCTCCTCGTCGGCGCGGGCCAGCACGTTCAGCGCCAGGTCGAACAGCTCGACCCGGACGTACGTCTCGGCGAGGTCGACGCCGATCAGGGCGCCGCCCGCCGCGTCGACGGCCACCAGACCGCGCGGACGGCCGCCGGCCGAGTCCTCGAAGCCGACCTCGGTGATCATGCCGAGGTCGAGCAGCTCGCCGACGAGGGTGGCGACCGTCGCGAGACTGAGTCCGGTGGCGGCCGCCAGCTCCTGCCGTGAGGTGGGGGACTCGGCGATGACCTGGCGCAGCACCTCGTAGCGGTTGGCGGTACGGATGTCCCGCGAGGTGCGCTTCACCGGAGGTGCCCCCATCCCTGCCGTGCCGGCCGGCGTCGGCACCGGCGCGCGGCAAGGCTACGGCCGGTGCCGACGTTCGACAAGGGCTTCGGAAAGGGGCTGTACGAAGGGGGCGGGCCGGTCGGACGGTCAGTCGCCCAGGACGTCCCGCACGAACGCGTTGCTGAACCTGCCCTCCGGGTCCAGCGACCGGGCCAGGGTCCGGAAGTCGCCGAGCCGCGGATAGAGGGCGCGCAGCTTCGCCGCCGGGGTGGTGAACACCTTTCCCCAGTGCGGCCGTGCGTCGAAGGGGGCCAGTGCCTCCTCCAGGCGCCGGACCACGGGCAGCACCGCGGGCGTGTCCGCGACCCAGGTGAAGTGGGCGGCCACGGTGTCCCGGTCGTAGGAGGGGCTGAGCCACTGGCCGTCGGCGGCCACGGTCCGCACCTCGCAGGTCTGCAGTACGGGGGAGACCGTCTCCCGGATACTGTCGATCGTATGCAGCATGTCGACGGCGAACCGGCGTGGCAGCAGATACTCCGACTGCAGTTCCTCGCCACTGCTCGGGGTGAACTCCGCGCGGAAATGCGGCAGCCGCTCGTGCCATGCTCCCGGCACGCCGAACTGGTCCGTGCAGTTGATCCCGGGCATGCCCGGGACGGGGTGCAGTTTCTCGGTCGCGGGCGGCGCCCAGGGGAAGTCCGGCAGCGGCTGGTCCGTACGCCGCTTCACCCACACCTGCCGGAAACCCGGAGCCCTCCAGTCGGTGAACAGACTCACGCTGTACGCGGCCGACATCACCGTCTCGAAGAGAGGGGAATCCAGCCCGTCGAGCGGCAGTTCGGTGAACAGGTGCTGCTCGACGTCGAACGCCGGCTCCAGGTCCAGGGTGAGTGCCGTGACGACACCGAGCGCCCCGAGCGAGGTGACCGCGCCGCCGAAGCGGGCCTCGTCCTCGCGGCCGATCCGTACGGTCGAACCGTCCGCCGTGACCAGCTCCACCTCGCGCACCGCCGAGGAGAGCGGACCGTTGCGGACCCCGGAGCCGTGCGTGCCGGTGGCGACCGACCCGGCCACCGAGATGTGCGGCAGCGACGCCATGTTCGGCAGCGCGAGCCCCCGCTCGTGCACCCGGTGGGCCAGCTCCGCGTACCGCACGCCGCCGCCCACCCGC
Coding sequences within it:
- a CDS encoding ROK family transcriptional regulator — encoded protein: MGAPPVKRTSRDIRTANRYEVLRQVIAESPTSRQELAAATGLSLATVATLVGELLDLGMITEVGFEDSAGGRPRGLVAVDAAGGALIGVDLAETYVRVELFDLALNVLARADEEMRPGENRPEQVVDHVASAVGSVTERAGVEPARVLGAGVSVPGQVNRATGVCEYAPNWDWHDVPLRDLLAERISHPLHLDNPLRACAVAELWFGAARGHGDAVVVNLGTGVGAGLVLGGGVHRGVSNSAGEWGHTTLVLDGRPCHCGDRGCVETYTGAPGIMLNLREVSPHSPMLRPDDQTATIDALARGVAAGDPVAVEVLGDTARYVGAGIADLINLFNPEVVVLSSWVAAAFGEPLLYAVRGAVTRHALRRPLAATRIALSPITTDPVCLGAATFALEGALQAAHKGTGTRANTATRGRGSGAGKP
- a CDS encoding FAD-binding protein; the encoded protein is MTGTVTNWAGNITYTAKELHRPHTLDTLRALVAGSGRVRVLGSGHSFNAIAEPGEAGVLLSLDALPAQVDVDTTARTVRVGGGVRYAELAHRVHERGLALPNMASLPHISVAGSVATGTHGSGVRNGPLSSAVREVELVTADGSTVRIGREDEARFGGAVTSLGALGVVTALTLDLEPAFDVEQHLFTELPLDGLDSPLFETVMSAAYSVSLFTDWRAPGFRQVWVKRRTDQPLPDFPWAPPATEKLHPVPGMPGINCTDQFGVPGAWHERLPHFRAEFTPSSGEELQSEYLLPRRFAVDMLHTIDSIRETVSPVLQTCEVRTVAADGQWLSPSYDRDTVAAHFTWVADTPAVLPVVRRLEEALAPFDARPHWGKVFTTPAAKLRALYPRLGDFRTLARSLDPEGRFSNAFVRDVLGD